The genomic stretch tcccgtaGCATGGCGGAGGGGCTTCGGCGTTCTCGCGCATGTTGCTGTGGTTTCGACAATATGGTTTGGCAGGTGATGTGTGCTGTTGGTAGGTACGGGCTCAACTGCCCAGACACGCTTGTCGGATCTGGCAAGGTTTCGTGCCACGAGGCGATGTTGAACCAGGACGTGTTCCCGCAGGAGACTGCGGACGCCTTGAGAGACAACGATGCGGAAAAGCTTACAAAAAGCCTCAGTGGTTTTGGCCTCACAGTCAACATTCTCGGGGGCGAAAGCTCCGCGTGCTGCCCGGCTGCGCTTAAGTCAGCCGTTGCTGCCATCCCGAAACCCGTGCTCGTTCCAgccctcggcgcgggcgcggctggcgcggaggcagcggggtTGTCATCTGCGGCTCCATTGCTTGCGGGAGCTGATGAGAGACTGGCAGGAGGACTGACGCACGGCCAACTGAAGCAGCTTTTGAGTCTTGTTGGAGCACCCCAAAACAATCCCGACGTGCAGGCCGCAGGTGGAGAGACGCAAAGGACAGGCTCGGCTGACGGACCATCAGCGcaagcggcgcaggagcAAGAAGCGGGGTCGAGCGCGAGTAACGAGGATTCCGCGAAATTTGAGGCTCCAGGTGAGTTAGCAGTTGCGAATTAACGAGCCTCCTAACTCGGCTGGAACGCCTGACAACTACGGGAAATTTGGGAGGTTGCGCCGAGTCCTGAGTGGAACCGGTCGTTTCATCGTTCTGTTGGGAGGCTGCTCAGCGAGAGACAATTCTAAGTATCCGACATTTTTGCGAAACTCAGTACGGGAGTGAAGACGGATTCCGAACACATCGCGGTCTGCCTCCTACAGATGTCAATTTGCAGAAAATAAGCTTGTTTTTTTGGAGCGTCACCGGACAAGTAGACAGACGCGTCTGTCTACTTGTCCGGGTTTGAAATGGGTGGACGGTGATCGCGAAACACAGTGTATCCGCGTGTGTAACGATGTCTGCTTGTTCTATATGGTGGCTCACGTATCGATTGTGGCGGCGTCGTGCGCGGGTCGGGATCGTGGAGCGCGCGTTGCCCAGCTCAGAGgccgggggagggggaggggtgggcaaagcagcggctgccgtcgtcgcggcaCTCGTGTGCTGTTTTCGGTTCTGGAGTTGAGGCATTGAGTACTGGGTCTGCCTGTATTTCTGTCTTGTacctgcagcggcgcttgGAACTGAGAAACATCGCGAGCAACTTTTTCACCAACTGATGTCCGGTTTCATCCCTCCACCTCCCGCTGACGCGATCCCCGTTCAGCAACAAGCGGCTTTCCTCGAGACGGAGAACTCACCTGCcctggcgtctgcgtctgcctcatcCGTCACGCGGTTCGTGCTGCCGCCCCAGAATCTGTACCCAGACGGCAATTCCGCATCAATGACTCCCctgtcgtcggcggcggccacgTCAGCTTTCCTCACTTTCCTTTCGCATACTCTTCCCTCTCATCCGACGCCAGATTCTGCACCAAGCCCCGTTCCGCTACCCAGTAGCACTGCGCCCCCAGCGCCATTCCCGCTGCCGGGTGATGCGAGCCGACTATGCACAACTCGTGGGGTCCTCTCGGCTAAGACCGCGGAGGCAAACGCGCAGGATAGCTAtgcctccgcagcagctACAGCAGCGGACACGTTTTGTCTCTCTGTGGTTCGAGGTTGCCCTGTAATGTCTCCTCCGCTTGTGGCGGAAATGAGTGTGGATCAAGGAGATGCTGCAGCTGTCGAGGCGATGAATCAGGCGGCCGCAAAAAATCTCAGTGCCGTTGTTGGCGCAGAGGGTGAAAAATGCTCTTTCAGGTGTGCGGAGGCGTCGAACAGCGCGATCCTGGATGCTACCAACGACGGCGCTCGCATCGCAGGCCAAGACGCGGGGGAAAAGGATGCTCTCGATGCGAGAGGGCACGCTGAAGCTATTGCGGCACTGACCACAGAAGAAACGCAGGCCAAGTCGTTTGATTATTTGCCAAAATCGGGCGTTGTGTGT from Besnoitia besnoiti strain Bb-Ger1 chromosome X, whole genome shotgun sequence encodes the following:
- a CDS encoding chitinase-like protein CLP1 (encoded by transcript BESB_017110), with the translated sequence MRSKICFGAVTVFGTGALLSLEGPALSSSSPSLLFAECLRSENRLQQGVLAKALSEDGQDGDEAPAPIFPEESCTYPADNNFEKIITPAILKAFLEKAAPGFSYRGISHPRDAAVAMHKDISCAIQANSDFSSFCNTNEKYTYEESAFVNTSECTAFLAHAFVHTNSWLQFEDSSSSRECRNSEQYPCGSANASYHGRGALKIRGNEEYGRLSQYLFNDAEKLLRYPRLIQPQGISGWVASLWKWMDKRAYGLNCPDTLVGSGKVSCHEAMLNQDVFPQETADALRDNDAEKLTKSLSGFGLTVNILGGESSACCPAALKSAVAAIPKPVLVPALGAGAAGAEAAGLSSAAPLLAGADERLAGGLTHGQLKQLLSLVGAPQNNPDVQAAGGETQRTGSADGPSAQAAQEQEAGSSASNEDSAKFEAPAALGTEKHREQLFHQLMSGFIPPPPADAIPVQQQAAFLETENSPALASASASSVTRFVLPPQNLYPDGNSASMTPLSSAAATSAFLTFLSHTLPSHPTPDSAPSPVPLPSSTAPPAPFPLPGDASRLCTTRGVLSAKTAEANAQDSYASAAATAADTFCLSVVRGCPVMSPPLVAEMSVDQGDAAAVEAMNQAAAKNLSAVVGAEGEKCSFRCAEASNSAILDATNDGARIAGQDAGEKDALDARGHAEAIAALTTEETQAKSFDYLPKSGVVCGYTCVSAS